Part of the Citrus sinensis cultivar Valencia sweet orange chromosome 2, DVS_A1.0, whole genome shotgun sequence genome, CACCAACTACTACTTCAACTCTTTATCCACACAACCACAATACTAATAGTACATGATAATGCTTTGTTTATAAGCCAAACTATTTGTAGTGAACTGAACACTCTATGTGAAGTTCATCTCTTTTTATCTCTACAAAATCTTGGTACCATGAATCCCATTTTCAGTTTCTTggttatttcatttttgtttattaataacaCACACTCCTTGAAAGTTCACCGTCCAAAACCCAATAATAGTAATGCTCAAATCACTGTAATGGGCTTTGTGTATTGTGACATTTGCTCCAACAACAGCTTCTCCAGGCACAGCTACTTCTTACCAggtaaataacaaaaaaaaaatctcaacaaCCCATTAAAAGTTTCAATTGAATTGATTGTTTTAATATGTGCTACATTGTTGTTAAACCAGGTGCTGAAGTCAAAGTTGACTGCAAAATTAGAGCAATTTCGCCAAGAATAAGAGAGCAAATATCATTCACAGTGAACAGGACAACAAACAGGTATGGAATATATAAGCTGGAGATACCGTCAGTTGAGGGGATAGCATGTGCAGAAGCAGCCATTGCATCTTCATGCCAGGCAAGTTTGATGTGGAGTTCAAGTACTTCGTGTAATGTTCCTGCTTACAGAACCACAACAAATCAGATAGCTATCAAATCCAGGAAACCAAATCTCTGTATCTACAGCTTAAATGCATTGACTTTTAGACCATCAAAGAGAGATATCACTCTCTGtgggaattaattaatctgAAAGAACACTTTTcagctttttcattttgttgtcAATACATCTAATGTCGAAGTAAATATTTGCTTGCTGTGGTTTAGGGATCTCGTTGTATTGGATGCGACTCTTGGGTTAATGTAAGTTAGAACATTGCATAACTTAGCCACACCGGAGACAAACGTAAATTCATTTTGTTATTCAGATT contains:
- the LOC102620235 gene encoding uncharacterized protein LOC102620235, translated to MNPIFSFLVISFLFINNTHSLKVHRPKPNNSNAQITVMGFVYCDICSNNSFSRHSYFLPGAEVKVDCKIRAISPRIREQISFTVNRTTNRYGIYKLEIPSVEGIACAEAAIASSCQASLMWSSSTSCNVPAYRTTTNQIAIKSRKPNLCIYSLNALTFRPSKRDITLCGN